The Sorghum bicolor cultivar BTx623 unplaced genomic scaffold, Sorghum_bicolor_NCBIv3 super_1058, whole genome shotgun sequence DNA segment TCTGTTCCCTAGGCCATATCCCCTCCCCCAAGAAAGCCTCCAGCATTTAAACCCCCCACACTTCCGTCGCTGTCAAGGCATTTCTCGCAGCGCACCGCTAGagtccaaaaccaaaaccccaaTCGCACAGAAgaggcagagagagagagagagagagaggtccaTCCATGGCTTCCGCCGTCGCTTCCATGGTGGCCGCGCCGAAGCCCGTCTTCCTCATGGACCTCCTCGCCTCACCCTCCGCGTCCTCCCGCCACCTCTTCCGCACCGGAGACGCGCGGCCACGCTCCTCCTCCGACGGCGTCAAGGACTCCACCGGCAaggacgacgccgccgccgccgacggccGCCCTGAGCGGGACCCCTCCATCCCCAAGCTCTTCACCGGAGGTATATGCATTGCCGCCTCGCGTTGGCCGTTTTCTCTTCCCGTTATTTCCTCGAACCTGTCTATAGCGAAGCGAATTTGGGAGAACCCGCCACTGATGATGATTTGGGGTTCTGTGCCCTGCAGACGTGCTGGACCTGTTCCCCGAGGCTGCGAAGCGGGACCTGCTGCTGGCGCTGGcggaggacggcggcggcgcggggtcCATGATCACCGGCTTGGCCCCGCGCGGTTGGTGGATCTCCAAGAAGGATGGCGACGCGTTGCAGCTGAAGGTGGCGATGCCGGGGCTGGGGAAGGAGCACGTGAAGATGCGGGCGGAGAAGAACGTCCTGGTGATCAAGGGGGAGGGCGACAAGGATGCCGAGGGCGACAAGGACGCCGAGGGCGACGACGACAAGGTCCCGGTCCCGGTCCCGGTCCCGGCACGGTACATCTACCGCATCGGCCTCCCCTCCCAGGCTTTCAAGATGGACCAGATCAAGGCGGAGATGAAGAACGGCGTGCTCATCCTGACCATGCCCAAGATCAAGGGCGAGGGGCGCAAGGACGTGTTCGGCATCAAGATCGAGTAGGGGGTGGGTGGGCATCGGATGGGTCCTCCCATCTGGTCTCCTGGTTTGTTGCAGTCCATATCGTAGTTGCAATGAACTAGTCGTACTAGTGGTAGTTTTCATTACTGGATGAGTATGTAGTATAGTAGTCGTTTCTGATGCAGAGCAGCAGTGGCTGCGAACGGGCCGGGATCGGAGGGCTTTGGCTTTTTGGTGGTGGTGCCTGATGTGAGGCAGCCATGTTTACCTTTCTTTTCGTCGACTTAGCTTGCAAAGTTTAGTTTCCTGTATGATCTCGTGATGAACTTCAAATGGTAATGGCATCTGCAGTTAATGGTCGACATCTATATGACCTTTGTGTACGTGATCGTATTCTTGTGTCTTTATGAAGTTGCGTTTATTGTTGGATAGATGATCCGAAGATTCCGAACTGATGATCTTTGTGAGATGTCATTGGCTCTAAAGCAACCCTGGCAGTTTCTTGGATGGGTGATGACTGATAATCTCATCTCTGAACCCGAGTACTAGtgaaatactccctccactccaaattgtaagtcattccaagaattttggagagtcaaagcattttcacgtttgaccaaaattatagagaaaaatactaagatttgtaacgtaaagtaactattttatgaaaatataattaagaaagaatctaataatatttagttggtatcataataataataataattattttatcat contains these protein-coding regions:
- the LOC110431561 gene encoding 26.2 kDa heat shock protein, mitochondrial-like, with translation MASAVASMVAAPKPVFLMDLLASPSASSRHLFRTGDARPRSSSDGVKDSTGKDDAAAADGRPERDPSIPKLFTGDVLDLFPEAAKRDLLLALAEDGGGAGSMITGLAPRGWWISKKDGDALQLKVAMPGLGKEHVKMRAEKNVLVIKGEGDKDAEGDKDAEGDDDKVPVPVPVPARYIYRIGLPSQAFKMDQIKAEMKNGVLILTMPKIKGEGRKDVFGIKIE